A region from the Aphis gossypii isolate Hap1 chromosome 1, ASM2018417v2, whole genome shotgun sequence genome encodes:
- the LOC114122184 gene encoding solute carrier organic anion transporter family member 74D-like, protein MTNPYSRPTVQPHIEDLPTDCGLQWLGYSLCRSWIRCATAGKYLTTLTLFVFFQTASQRYFFSTLESRSYNIPKDITNWLWILSGFVHLTLSTYVGYRGGKRNKNSWIAFFGILQGIFAVLLALINASDHYSFQRPSALVLATLDTPLCDSIHGAHVKEPYVPFHLVKTSVLFLLQLSMSLGSTALLALGLGLLDESVTPTKIPACIGVVIGSSLLGLQTGLMVGKFAFHVSADFNLAGDIVWLIIGLILMVVSFIVALYPSRLVTSQASTLIRNSPIYRNNRYDFRSTLGRIFSNKLILSNIAAIACVYTVLINMLYEEPNYMESVFFVPKHTTDATDQNTIIIDYLRYPLAAVCVFLSGVLICITQPRATLLAAWNIGIICVVTILVFTSMFLRCSKIQVHNQITHKSDLNEFCNKDCNCPDNIPFEPVCSSNSHIVYYSPCHAGCRTQDLYSRQEYVGCACVQTESASKRACYDHNCHQMNVGYQSISVLILSLLGTCIVGTIILLLRSVEPDDRTTALGFAVTFICLMGHVPGKILYIFVGNLTCILYDSNDQCRLNGSATFSTYLSLSNICILMTSAALYACVCLMSRPLRPYGTSDSAKKFIVNSVSSPLSPLAPPGFEERAPTPTRKPPKRRPSDLSFSASNTNIDFTRHTDDYSPRSPGTTLREGGVLTTLL, encoded by the exons attGCAGTGGCTGGGATATTCATTATGTCGGTCTTGGATTAGATGCGCTACAGctggaaaatatttaactacccTAACACTGTTTGTTTTCTTCCAAACGGCATCAcagagatattttttttcaactttagaATCGagaagttataatatacctaaagaTATAACAA ATTGGCTATGGATTCTCAGTGGATTTGTTCATTTGACATTGTCTACATACGTTGGATACCGAGGGGGTAAACGCAACAAGAATTCGTGGATTGCATTTTTTGGAATCTTGCAAGGGATTTTTGCCGTCTTACTAGCATTGATTAATGCGTCCGATCACTATAGCTTTCAACGGCCATCAGCTTTAGTTTTAGCCACTttgg ATACGCCACTATGCGACTCCATTCATGGCGCCCATGTAAAAGAACCTTACGTCCCGTTTCACTTGGTAAAAACTTCAGTATTGTTCTTGCTCCAACTCAGCATGTCTTTGGGAAGCACAGCCCTATTGGCATTAGGCCTAGGTCTACTCGATGAATCGGTAACTCCGACCAAAATACCGGCTTGCATAGGTGTGGTCATCGGTTCATCACTGCTGGGACTCCAAACGGGGTTGATGGTGGGAAAATTTGCATTCCACGTAAGCGCAGACTTTAATTTGGCTGGTGATATCGTGTGGCTCA TTATTGGTTTGATTTTGATGGTTGTATCTTTCATCGTGGCTTTATACCCAAGTAGACTGGTCACTAGCCAAGCTTCGACGTTAATACGCAACAGCCCAATTTATAGAAACAACAGATACG atttcagGAGCACGCTTGGAAGAATTTTCAGTAATAAGTTGATTTTATCCAATATTGCTGCCATTGCTTGTGTGTACACAGTATTGATCAATATGTTGTACGAAGAACCTAATTACATGGAATCGGTGTTTTTCGTACCCAAACACACAACAGATGCAACTGATCAAAATACCATAATCATAG attATTTGAGATATCCTTTGGCAGCAGTTTGCGTGTTTTTATCTGGCGTATTAATATGCATTACACAGCCAAGAGCTACGTTGTTGGCCGCCTGGAACATTGGCATAATTTGTGTTGTGACTATATTAGTTTTCACTAGCATGTTCTTACGGTGTTCCAAAATACAAGTACACAATCAAATAACACATAA GTCTGATTTAAACGAATTTTGCAATAAGGATTGCAATTGTCCGGACAATATTCCATTTGAACCGGTTTGTTCGTCAAACAGCCATATAGTCTATTACTCACCCTGCCACGCTGGTTGCAGGACTCAGGATCTATATTCTAGACAG GAGTACGTCGGGTGTGCTTGCGTTCAAACCGAATCCGCTAGCAAGCGTGCTTGTTATGATCATAACTGCCACCAAATGAACGTTGGGTATCAATCGATTTCAGTGTTGATTCTGTCACTGTTGGGCACGTGTATAGTTGGCACAATCATTTTATTGCTCAG AAGCGTAGAACCTGATGATCGCACCACAGCTTTGGGATTCGCAGTGACTTTCATTTGTTTGATGGGACATGTGCCCGGAAAAATACTTTACATATTTGTTGGAA atttaaCGTGTATTTTGTATGACAGCAACGATCAATGCCGGTTAAATGGCTCAGCAACGTTTTCAACCTACCTTAGTCTGTCTAACATAT GTATACTTATGACATCAGCAGCACTCTATGCGTGTGTGTGCTTAATGTCAAGGCCATTACGTCCGTATGGAACTTCTGATTCCGCGAAAAAATTTATCGTTAACTCAGTATCGAGTCCGTTGAGTCCGTTAGCACCGCCAGGATTTGAAGAAAGAGCACCCACGCCGACCAGAAAACCTCCGAAAAGAAGACCGTCTGATTTATCGTTTTCTGCttcaaatactaatattgattttactagGCATACAGACGACTATTCTCCCAGGAGTCCCGGAACAACGCTTAGAGAAGGGGGCGTTTTAActacattactataa